Below is a genomic region from Candidatus Neomarinimicrobiota bacterium.
CGGCGCAAGTCGGAAGAAATAAGCGGGCAGCACTAAGCTGGCAGCACCCTTACCGGTACATAAGGGCCTGCAGCGGACGGAAGCCCCGCTCCAGGACCCTGAACCTGCCAGGACTGCGAACAATAGCATACACTCAAATAATGCAAGATAGTACGGACCGTCTGAGCAAATTAGAAGCTGCTCATCCGCCGAACTCAGTATAATATTTGTTAAGTTGACTGGGACTAGGGAGCTGAATGGAATGCATCGATCAACCGGCCACATCAAATCGTTAATACCTTATCTGTTCCTGGCCGCTTTATTCTCGCTGTCATGCTTTTCCAGGGAAAACGTACCAAAATCTCCCGACGAGCTGCTTGGGACCGCGTCTGCGATTTACCTGCCGTTGTCTCAGACGCTGTCGCCGGAGCAGGGCTATCCTCGCAGCATTGTCAATGGCTTGGATTGGCACCTGACGCCGCCGGAGCAATGGACCAGCGGTTTCTTCCCGGGGATTCTTTGGCAGCTCTATCAATATACGGGAAATCCTTCCTTTTCCGTGCAAGCTCGGCGCTGGACGGAAGGGCTGGAAACTCAGCAGACGGCGCCAACTCACGACGTCGGTTTCATGATCAACAACAGCTTCGGCCATGGTTACCGTGTTGGAGGGATCGAACGCTACAAAACGGTAGTGCTTGATGCTGCCCAACACCTTGCCTCGCGGTTTAATGCGCGGGTGGGAGCCATCCGGTCTTGGGACGGGGGATCGTTCACCTACCCTGTGATCATTGACAATATGATGAATCTGGAATTGCTCTTCTGGGCTGCCCGAAATAGTGCGGATTCGTCGCTGGCGGAGTTGGCCCAGACTCATGCTCTGACAACGATTCGAGACCACGTTAGAGCGAATGGGAGTACCTTTCACGTGGTCGATTACCAGCCTGAAACCGGCGAGGTCATCTGGCGGGGGACCCACCAGGGATGGGCCGACAGCTCGACTTGGGCTCGTGGTCAAGCGTGGGGGCTGTATGGCTTCACGGTGGCCTATCGTGAAACCAGGGAGCCCGTCTTCCTTGAGACTGCCTGTCGCCTCGCTGATCGGTTTTTAGAGCGACTACCTGAAGACGGCATACCCTATTGGGACTTCGATGCGCCACACGAGCCGGAAGAACCAAAGGACGCCTCGGCTGCTGCCATTGCGGCTTCTGGCTTATGGACGCTGGCGACCCTCGTGGATCAAGCGGTGCTGAAGAGACATTATCGGGCCGCCTCAAAGCGCCTCGTTGAGAGCTTGTCGTCGTCCTGGTACTCAGCTGTAGCATCAGGTCTGCCGGCTCTGCTCCTGCATAGCACCGGTGATAGGCCCCACAACATCGAAGTGAATGTGCCGATGATTTATGCGGATTACTACTTCATCGAGGCTCTCATGAAGCAGGCTTCAAAATAAAATCTCAGCTTGTCTTTTGGGGTTGCTCGAATGATAACGATGTGGAAAATGATATTGTCTTACCGGATGGCTATGAAGAGCGATATCATGAAGGTATGCGTTATGGTTTGTTTATCCCGCCGTCATATGATCCAATTATGATGAGAGGTGTGTGATGTTCGTTCTTAAAGATCCCTTCTTTTGGGCGTTTATCAGCGTGTATGGCCTTCTTGCGGGGTCCGCCCTAATAAGCGGTACCAGGCTGAAAAAATACACCCCGCTCGGCTTCATCATCGTGACGATCAGCGATCTGGCCCGGGTGATACTCGTGTTGCCTGTATGCCCTCAGCCTCGTTTGATGATAGGTAACTGGAATTGGATTGCCGGCGGAGTCATCCTCGCAGCCGCCTTGGTGTTTGCCACTCCCGCCTTTTCCATTAAATGGTGGGCCGCCCCCGATGAAAAGACGGTTCTCAAGACCACCGGCATCTATGGCCTTGTCAGAAATCCCATCTACCTCGCTGACATTCTGTTCGCGCTGGGATTCGCGATGATGTTCCGCTCCATCATCGGCATCGCGCTGGTGCCCCTGTGGTGGGCTGGCTTTCTATTCCTCGTTCTGATTGAGGAAGAAAGTCTGGCACGCGCTCTGGGACAGCCCTACCTGGAATACAAGCAGCGGGTGAAGGGCCGCATCCTCCCGGGTTTACCTATTTGATGATCCGCTAGACCAGCCCCTGACAACGACCGGCTGACCGCTGCCCCTCTTCCCCCAATATCCAATTTTCAATTTTCAATTTTCAATCGACAATCTTAAATCCCTCAGCGTCCTGCCAGCTCCAGCAGGATCGCCCCTTTCTCCACCGCCTCCCCGGGCGCTATATATAAAGCCGTCACCGTGCCCGATATGGGTGCGGCGATCTCGTTCTCCATCTTCATGGCCTCGAGGACCAGCAGATGGTCACCGGCAGTCACATTGTCGCCCAAGGCCACGGCCACTGAGGTGATCAGGCCGGGAATGGGCGCCACCACCTTCCCGCTGTAATCCCGGGCGGCGTTCGTCATGCCCAGCCGTTCAATGGTCAGGTCCAGCTCGTTGCGCAAGCGGACGTAGTAGGTGCGTCGCCGCAGGTCCACCATGAACCCATCCTGGCTGGGGCGAATGGAGAGATAATGCGATTGACCGTCCACCAGCAGTGAGTAGGAGTATGGCGATAGCCGCACCAGGTCCAGCTGAGGGGTGCGTTCGGCGATTTCAACTACGGGTCGACCGTTATGGCGGCGAAGGTTGAGCCTTATTTCCTGCCCGGCGACGGTGGCCTGGAAAATCATCCGAATGTCCGTTTGGATCCCTTTGGGAGATCCCTCCGGGAACGTGAGACCTGCTGTTCCCGGCCCAGACGCAGCCAGGTCGACTCAGCCTGACGAGCATCGGTGCGGCGCTCGGATCTGGCTTGCTGGGAGGAAGCAAACAGCGTGGCCCCCAGAGCGGCCACTTCCCCCAGGCCCTGTTCGACCTCGGCCCACGATATCAAGTCGGGCAGGAACTCACTGATGAAACTCGTGCAGTAATTCCCTTGCTGGAAGGCCGGATGGTTCATAACTGCCATGCAGAAGGGCACGGTCGTGCGGAGTCCCACTATCCGCAGCTCCTCCAGTGCCCGAGCCATACGTTCAATCGCCTCCCCACGGCTCCTGCCCCAGGTACAGAGCTTGCCCAGGATGGGATCGTAGTAGGGCGTGATCTCCAGACCCTCGCGCATCCCGTGATCCATCCGGACCCCGAAACCGCCGGGAGTGGCCAGCTCCAGGACCGTACCGGTTGAAGGCGTGAAGTTGTCGAAGCCGTCTTCGGCGTAGATGCGGCACTCGATGGCGTGGCCTTTGGGCTGAATGTCTTCTTGGTCAAATGAGAGGGGTTCGCCCGACGCCGCCCGGAGCTGCTCGGCTACCAGGTCCTGGCCGGTAATCATCTCGGTGATGGGATGCTCTACCTGAAGGCGGGTGTTCATTTCCAGGAAGAAATAGTTTTGATCCCTGTCAACCAGGAACTCCACCGTGCCGGCTCCCTTGTAGCGACATGCTTTGACGATTTTTACAGCTAGAATACTCAGCTGCTGCCGGACTTGGGAGGTAATGAATGGGGAGGGAGTTTCTTCGATAATCTTCTGGTAGCGTCGCTGGATGGAGCATTCCCGTTCACCCAGACTTACCACTTTACCGTGGCGGTCCGCAAACATCTGGACTTCCACGTGATGAGGCTGGTCCACAACTTTTTCAACGTAGACCCGGTCGTCAGCGAAGGCACTGGCGGCCTCGGAGCGGGCCCGCTCGAAGGCCTCGGCCAGCTCGTCCGGGCTTGCTACCAGCCGCATACCCTTACCGCCGCCGCCACCGGCAGCCTTGATGAGGACCGGGTAGCCTACCTTGCCAGCAGTCTTTCTGATACCGTCCAATTCAGTCATGGGTTCCGTGCTGCCGGGAACGATGGGCGCGCCTGCTTCCAGGGCCAGCCGGCGAGCGGATACCTTGTCTCCCATCAGCTCCAGGGTCTCCGGATCGGGACCGATCCACGTAAACCCGGCTTCCAACACCGCCTGCGCGAATGCGGCGTTCTCGGCCAGGAATCCGTATCCGGGATGGATGGCATCCGCACCAGTGGAACGGGCCACTTCCAGGAGACGGGCTACGTTGAGATAAGAGTCGATGGATGGCGGCGGACCTACGCAGACCGCCTCGTCCGCCATGAGCACATGCGGGGCAGTACGGTCTGCTTCGGAAAAAATCGCCACCGCCGGGATTTGAAGCTCCCGGCAACTGCGGATGACCCGTACGGCGATTTCCCCGCGGTTGGCGATCAATACCTTGTTAATCATGGTGCGCGATGAGTTTAAAGACTGGTCTGGGGGAATGCAATCCTAAGGGAAATCCGGCGTCAAAGCGGGGCGGACGGCGGGCAAGCGGAGAGCATCAGTCCGGCTGTAAGAAAGATTTAATCCTTAAACCATGGCAACCTCGTCAAATCCACGTTCCCGCCGGAGAAGATGATGCCCACTCGCTTACTACGAACATCCAGATCGCCTTCCAGTAAGGGGGCCACCGCGACCGCTGCGGAGGGCTCAATAATGATCTTCATGCGCTCCCACACCATGCGCATGGCTCGCATGATGGCCTCCTCGCCGACCGGGACGATCCGACTTACATTCTCTTGCAGGATCTCGAACGTGCGCTGGCTCAGGGGCATGAGCAGGCCGTCGGCGATGGTGCGTGGGTGATCGACCGTCACCAGGTGACCGGCCTGAAACGAGCGCCAGGCGTCGTCGGCGCCCTCCGGCTCGGCCCCCATCACCTGCGTATCCGGCGAGAGGCCCTTCACGGCAATGGCTGTCCCGCTCAGCAAGCCACCCCCGCCTATGGGAGCGATGACCACCGCCAGGTCCGGAACATCCTCCATCAGCTCCAGGGC
It encodes:
- a CDS encoding glucuronyl hydrolase, with translation MHRSTGHIKSLIPYLFLAALFSLSCFSRENVPKSPDELLGTASAIYLPLSQTLSPEQGYPRSIVNGLDWHLTPPEQWTSGFFPGILWQLYQYTGNPSFSVQARRWTEGLETQQTAPTHDVGFMINNSFGHGYRVGGIERYKTVVLDAAQHLASRFNARVGAIRSWDGGSFTYPVIIDNMMNLELLFWAARNSADSSLAELAQTHALTTIRDHVRANGSTFHVVDYQPETGEVIWRGTHQGWADSSTWARGQAWGLYGFTVAYRETREPVFLETACRLADRFLERLPEDGIPYWDFDAPHEPEEPKDASAAAIAASGLWTLATLVDQAVLKRHYRAASKRLVESLSSSWYSAVASGLPALLLHSTGDRPHNIEVNVPMIYADYYFIEALMKQASK
- a CDS encoding isoprenylcysteine carboxylmethyltransferase family protein — its product is MFVLKDPFFWAFISVYGLLAGSALISGTRLKKYTPLGFIIVTISDLARVILVLPVCPQPRLMIGNWNWIAGGVILAAALVFATPAFSIKWWAAPDEKTVLKTTGIYGLVRNPIYLADILFALGFAMMFRSIIGIALVPLWWAGFLFLVLIEEESLARALGQPYLEYKQRVKGRILPGLPI
- a CDS encoding acetyl-CoA carboxylase biotin carboxyl carrier protein subunit, giving the protein MIFQATVAGQEIRLNLRRHNGRPVVEIAERTPQLDLVRLSPYSYSLLVDGQSHYLSIRPSQDGFMVDLRRRTYYVRLRNELDLTIERLGMTNAARDYSGKVVAPIPGLITSVAVALGDNVTAGDHLLVLEAMKMENEIAAPISGTVTALYIAPGEAVEKGAILLELAGR
- a CDS encoding acetyl/propionyl/methylcrotonyl-CoA carboxylase subunit alpha; this encodes MINKVLIANRGEIAVRVIRSCRELQIPAVAIFSEADRTAPHVLMADEAVCVGPPPSIDSYLNVARLLEVARSTGADAIHPGYGFLAENAAFAQAVLEAGFTWIGPDPETLELMGDKVSARRLALEAGAPIVPGSTEPMTELDGIRKTAGKVGYPVLIKAAGGGGGKGMRLVASPDELAEAFERARSEAASAFADDRVYVEKVVDQPHHVEVQMFADRHGKVVSLGERECSIQRRYQKIIEETPSPFITSQVRQQLSILAVKIVKACRYKGAGTVEFLVDRDQNYFFLEMNTRLQVEHPITEMITGQDLVAEQLRAASGEPLSFDQEDIQPKGHAIECRIYAEDGFDNFTPSTGTVLELATPGGFGVRMDHGMREGLEITPYYDPILGKLCTWGRSRGEAIERMARALEELRIVGLRTTVPFCMAVMNHPAFQQGNYCTSFISEFLPDLISWAEVEQGLGEVAALGATLFASSQQARSERRTDARQAESTWLRLGREQQVSRSRRDLPKGSKRTFG